A single genomic interval of Dioscorea cayenensis subsp. rotundata cultivar TDr96_F1 unplaced genomic scaffold, TDr96_F1_v2_PseudoChromosome.rev07_lg8_w22 25.fasta BLBR01000946.1, whole genome shotgun sequence harbors:
- the LOC120255323 gene encoding flavin-containing monooxygenase FMO GS-OX-like 9 — MVSEKNQSKHVCVIGAGPSGLVSARELKKEGHTVTVLEQNYEVGGQWLYDPNVEFEDPMSIHSSVYASLRLTSPREIMGFSDFPFIAKKGRDMRRFPGHSELFLYLKDFCQWFGLREMIRFNTRVEYVGMENMKWIVRSKEKKSEKIIEEIFDAVVVATGHYSKPRMPVIKGMNEWRRRQIHSHVYRVPEPFRDEVVMVVGNSLSGQDISTELVEIAKEVHISAKSLQVSEGLSKVISKHQNLHLHVQIDTLFEDGRVLFIDGSLVIADSIIYCTGYSYSFPFLDTKGIVVDDDRVGPLYEHTFPPSLAPSLSFVGIPRKLIGFPFFESQAKWIAQILSGKRSLPSWDEMMNSIQEFYNSRDIAGIPKHNTHDIANFEYCDKYGDFCDFPHLEEWRKQLCLAALKNSEKNLETYRDLWDDDEVLQEALQSSHFTQIDPESIPL; from the exons ATGGTGTCGGAAAAGAACCAATCGAAACATGTCTGCGTGATCGGTGCAGGACCGTCGGGATTGGTATCGGCGAGGGAGCTGAAGAAGGAAGGTCACACAGTCACAGTTTTGGAGCAAAATTATGAAGTTGGAGGGCAATGGCTGTATGATCCAAATGTAGAGTTTGAGGACCCAATGAGTATTCACAGTAGTGTTTATGCTTCTCTTAGATTAACTTCACCAAGAGAGATCATGGGCTTCAGTGATTTCCCTTTTATTGCGAAGAAAGGCAGGGATATGCGAAGATTTCCCGGTCACAGTGAACTGTTTTTGTATCTGAAGGATTTCTGCCAATGGTTTGGATTGAGAGAAATGATAAGGTTTAATACAAGAGTTGAGTATGTTGGAATGGAGAACATGAAATGGATTGTGAGGTCTAAAGAGAAGAAGAGTGAAAAGATCATTGAAGAGATCTTTGATGCTGTTGTTGTTGCCACCGGTCACTACTCTAAGCCAAGAATGCCTGTAATTAAAG GTATGAATGAATGGAGGAGGAGGCAGATTCATAGTCATGTGTATCGAGTTCCTGAACCATTCCGTGATGAG GTTGTTATGGTTGTTGGAAATTCACTTAGTGGTCAGGACATATCAACGGAGCTTGTAGAAATTGCAAAAGAAGTTCATATTAGTGCAAAATCACTTCAAGTCTCTGAAGGATTGTCGAAAGTTATATCGAAACATCAAAATCTTCATCTGCATGTGCAGATAGACACTTTGTTTGAAGACGGCCGGGTTTTGTTCATCGATGGTTCATTGGTTATCGCTGATTCAATCATTTACTGCACAGG CTATTCATACTCATTCCCATTCCTTGACACAAAAGGAATAGTTGTCGACGATGACAGAGTAGGACCATTATATGAGCACACATTCCCTCCTTCACTTGCGCCGAGTTTGTCATTTGTCGGCATTCCAAGAAAG CTCATCGGATTCCCATTCTTCGAATCACAAGCAAAATGGATAGCACAAATACTATCCGGCAAAAGAAGTCTTCCTTCATGGGATGAGATGATGAACTCAATCCAAGAATTTTATAATTCAAGAGACATTGCAGGAATTCCAAAACACAACACACATGACATTGCAAACTTTGAG TACTGTGATAAATATGGAGATTTCTGTGATTTCCCACACCTTGAAGAATGGAGGAAACAACTCTGCCTTGCAGCACTGAAGAACTCAGAGAAAAACTTAGAGACATACCGAGATCTCTGGGACGACGACGAAGTCCTCCAAGAAGCTCTGCAAAGCTCTCATTTCACTCAAATAGACCCTGAATCAATTCCCCTCTGA
- the LOC120255322 gene encoding nodulin-related protein 1-like has translation MNFSSILKAVNPDTKEDDNNSKSSSSELLGSAKVLSDAASAAYRHETDKIDKSKVADAAGDVLGAVSDQAKLKNTSIGQYVDKAETYLHSYGKPSTTPTTDHPPPATTTTTTEPTAATAAAATHDTTEPIPAAAAASEEEEEPKSGAGEYLKVAQGLFK, from the coding sequence ATGAACTTCTCTTCAATACTCAAGGCTGTCAATCCAGATACTAAGGAAGATGACAACAACAGCAAGTCTTCATCCTCTGAACTTCTGGGTAGTGCTAAGGTTCTAAGTGATGCTGCTTCTGCAGCTTATCGGCATGAAACCGATAAGATCGATAAGTCGAAGGTGGCCGATGCCGCCGGAGATGTTCTCGGTGCTGTCTCTGATCAAGCTAAGCTTAAGAACACAAGCATAGGTCAGTATGTTGACAAGGCTGAGACATACCTTCATTCATATGGCAAACCTTCAACTACTCCTACTACTGATCATCCTCCTCctgctactactactactactactgaACCAActgctgctactgctgctgctgctactcATGATACCACTGAACCAATtcctgctgctgctgctgcatctgaagaagaagaagaacctaaAAGTGGAGCTGGTGAATACTTGAAGGTGGCTCAAGGATTGTTTAAGTAG
- the LOC120255321 gene encoding uncharacterized protein LOC120255321, translating into MGQHGGWAPPGGLQPNGLLSTDAAGVTRVLDEERWSLAEERTAELIACIQPNRPSEERRNAVADYVRRLIMNCFPCQVSTFGSVPLKTYLPDGDIDLTAFSKNENLKDTWAITVRDVLQNEEKNENAEFHVKEVQYIQAEVKIVKCLVENIVVDISFNQVGGLCTLCFLEEIDHLINHNHLFKRSIILIKAWCYYESRILGAHHGLISTYALETLVLYIFHVFNNSFAGPLEVLYRFLEFFSNFDWDKFCVSLWGPVPVNSLPDMIAEPPRNDGGELLLSKGFLDSCSMVYAVFPGGQESQGQPFISKHFNVIDPLRINNNLGRSVSKGNFFRIRSAFSFGAKRLAKLVHCPKENLIAELNQFFMNTWERHGSGNRPDAPSPSLCQLQPSKSGSQEESNNSRSTSSIKKNSERLGPVEYQAEGSLGVQARTSQIFKNIRQQSANIVKTSAPSASYSPIQQNISNPSNTRASDKVEKSTSSRGSSQAEKNQKNSRPVYPLNDLGGQARFQFARTRSSPELIDSSAEVSFGGNKNKVPGTGKDQIAHTKSEYSFGRKESSYEASGCHSGISSDDPSSLRQISPHKSLRSSDLDSVSSDYQDVGFTTVGGDLGSVAEAIELQQELDQEQQDLINLGASSSGHNFSGPIRLPLHFSMPHLPIPLPPSLASLGCAQRNLASIYPTNFPLIDPAWAPKFDFSHALISSQFSHAYPTSTLSSNSEEIESGNESCSVPEINHEDNDHFWHEHVAGSNRGFELDAGGFHRIVPDDQKQPTLGFLDSVASLQVNNSGAPFVRGHHKFAREEKELATDDFTAFHHQTSRTSENNANERTGNSRSLSGHQPGSSRNKSASENSWDGSSIKASKPVKDRRGRKPSSDATSVPAKTKSGWQHEDSLDLFSAQADDEASPRSRSHQSPGYESAEIAGADSMISISPLVSGSQQKLVNNNTGVVPIAFYPTGPPVPFLTMVPVYNFPSEAGNSNGPTTQVDNDELLEHGHVNSCDQNFDAGESLDQFEAHLGSAALRTAPILAEEHKADILNSDFASHWQSLQYGRFCQSTRQQGPLIYSSNAPPVYLQGHFPWDGPGRPFSSNGNLITQIGNYGPRLVPVTALQPGPRRNSGVQRFAEEIPRYRRGTGTYLPNPKSFRDRQSSNTRNHRGNQNFDQRDRSDRESSWINSKSRNAGRSYGRPQAEKPSLQSDRLSATDNRSDKTWNSYRHEPITSYNSHTSSFRSSNPSNSSSSTTYGSYQPLPALNANGASPTGPALPPFVMLYPFNQGVGYGSPAEQLEFGSIGSVSLSSMNEVQVQPNEGVSARGAYDQRQNAHFGGSSRSSPDRPSSPLIPRSR; encoded by the exons ATGGGCCAGCATGGAGGCTGGGCACCGCCGGGTGGCTTGCAGCCCAATGGACTTTTGTCCACTGATGCTGCTGGTGTTACCCGAGTGCTTGATGAGGAACGGTGGTCTCTTGCCGAAGAGAGAACAGCGGAGCTGATTGCTTGCATTCAGCCCAACCGGCCTTCTGAGGAACGCCGGAATGCTGTGGCTGACTATGTCCGACGACTTATCATGAACTGCTTCCCTTGTCAG GTTTCTACATTTGGTTCTGTGCCTCTTAAGACTTATCTACCTGATGGAGACATAGATTTGACAGCATTTAGCAAGAATGAGAATTTGAAAGACACATGGGCAATTACAGTACGTGACGTGCTACAGAATGAGGAGAAGAATGAGAATGCCGAGTTCCATGTTAAAGAAGTTCAGTATATTCAAGCAGAA gTAAAGATAGTAAAGTGTCTTGTAGAAAATATTGTTGTAGATATATCTTTTAATCAGGTTGGTGGGTTGTGTACACTTTGTTTCCTTGAAGAG ATTGACCATTTGATAAATCACAACCATCTCTTCAAACGAAGCATTATATTGATTAAAGCCTGGTGTTACTATGAGAGCCGTATACTTGGTGCTCATCATGGGCTTATATCCACCTATGCTTTAGAAACTCTGgttctttatatatttcatgtGTTTAACAATTCGTTTGCTGGACCACTTGAG GTTCTATATCGTTTTCTTGAGTTCTTCAGCAACTTTGATTGGGACAAGTTCTGTGTGAGTCTTTGGGGTCCAGTTCCAGTTAATTCATTGCCTGATATGATTG CGGAACCACCTCGGAACGATGGTGGCGAATTATTGCTTAGCAAAGGATTTCTTGATTCATGCAGCATGGTGTATGCTGTTTTCCCAGGAGGTCAAGAAAGCCAGGGCCAGCCTTTTATTTCAAAACATTTCAATGTAATTGATCCCTTACGAATCAATAATAACCTTGGTCGCAGCGTCAGCAAAG gGAACTTTTTTAGGATACGTAGTGCCTTTTCTTTTGGAGCAAAAAGACTAGCCAAATTAGTTCATTGTCCAAAAGAAAACCTCATTGCTGAATTGAATCAGTTCTTCATGAACACATGGGAGAGGCATGGTAGTGGTAATCGCCCTGATGCTCCTAGCCCAAGTCTCTGCCAGTTGCAACCTTCAAAAAGTGGTTCGCAAGAAGAATCTAACAATTCCAGAAGCACATCAAGCATTAAGAAAAATAGCGAACGTTTGGGTCCTGTTGAGTATCAGGCTGAAGGCAGTCTTGGCGTTCAAGCTAGGACTTctcagatttttaaaaatatcaggCAGCAGTCAGCAAATATTGTTAAAACGAGTGCTCCATCAGCTTCTTACTCTCCAATCCAGCAAAATATCTCCAACCCAAGCAACACCAGGGCTTCAGATAAGGTTGAGAAGAGCACTAGTTCAAGAGGGTCTTCTCAAGCTGAAAAGAATCAGAAAAATTCCAGGCCTGTTTATCCTCTAAATGATCTGGGAGGCCAGGCAAGGTTTCAGTTTGCAAGGACACGTTCAAGTCCAGAACTAATTGATTCATCTGCAGAAGTGTCATTTGGGGGGAATAAAAACAAAGTTCCAGGTACAGGGAAAGATCAGATTGCTCACACAAAGTCTGAGTATAGTTTTGGTAGAAAAGAATCAAGCTATGAAGCTTCTGGATGCCATAGTGGAATATCTTCTGATGATCCATCATCTTTGAGGCAGATTTCCCCTCATAAAAGCCTTCGGTCTTCTGACTTAGACAGTGTTTCGAGTGATTATCAGGATGTTGGCTTCACAACTGTGGGTGGAGACCTTGGTTCTGTTGCTGAAGCAATCGAGTTACAGCAGGAATTGGACCAGGAGCAGCAGGATTTGATCAATTTGGGAGCATCTTCCAGTGGTCATAATTTTTCTGGCCCAATTCGTTTGCCCTTGCATTTTAGTATGCCTCATCTTCCTATACCATTGCCTCCTTCTCTGGCTTCACTTGGTTGTGCTCAAAGAAATTTGGCAAGCATTTATCCCACTAACTTTCCATTAATAGACCCAGCATGGGCACCCAAATTTGATTTCTCTCATGCTCTTATTTCTTCACAATTCTCCCATGCTTACCCTACTTCCACTCTCAGTTCAAATTCAGAAGAAATTGAATCTGGCAATGAAAGTTGTAGTGTGCCAGAAATAAATCATGAGGATAATGATCATTTCTGGCATGAACACGTGGCTGGATCCAATAGAGGGTTTGAACTTGATGCTGGAGGTTTTCATAGGATCGTTCCTGATGATCAAAAACAGCCAACTCTGGGATTTCTCGACTCTGTTGCATCATTACAGGTAAATAATTCGGGTGCTCCCTTTGTGCGAGGACATCATAAGTTTGCCAGGGAGGAGAAAGAATTGGCAACTGATGATTTTACTGCTTTCCATCATCAAACAAGCAGAACTAGTGAAAATAATGCTAATGAGAGGACTGGGAACTCAAGATCCCTTTCTGGCCATCAGCCTGGCTCTTCAAGGAATAAGTCAGCTTCTGAAAATTCGTGGGATGGATCATCCATCAAGGCCTCCAAGCCAGTGAAGGATAGACGTGGAAGGAAACCTTCTTCAGATGCAACCTCTGTTCCCGCTAAAACAAAAAGTGGGTGGCAGCATGAGGATTCTTTGGATTTGTTTTCTGCACAGGCCGATGATGAAGCTTCACCACGTTCTAGAAGCCATCAGTCACCCGGATATGAATCTGCAGAGATTGCTGGTGCAGACTCGATGATTTCAATCTCACCACTGGTTAGTGGTTCGCAGCAGAAGTTGGTTAATAATAATACTGGGGTGGTTCCTATTGCATTCTATCCAACTGGTCCTCCTGTTCCCTTCCTGACGATGGTGCCAGTCTATAATTTCCCTTCTGAAGCAGGCAATTCCAATGGCCCGACCACCCAAGTGGATAATGATGAGTTGCTGGAGCATGGTCATGTCAATTCATGTGATCAGAATTTTGATGCAGGAGAGAGTCTTGATCAGTTTGAAGCTCATTTAGGTTCAGCTGCATTAAGAACTGCTCCCATTCTTGCGGAGGAGCATAAGGCTGACATTCTAAATAGTGACTTTGCTAGTCATTGGCAGAGTCTGCAATATGGACGATTTTGCCAGAGCACACGCCAACAAGGGCCATTGATTTACTCTTCTAATGCCCCACCAGTATACCTGCAAGGGCATTTCCCATGGGATGGCCCTGGTAGACCATTCTCATCCAATGGAAATCTTATTACGCAGATTGGAAATTATGGCCCGAGATTGGTTCCTGTCACCGCTCTTCAGCCTGGGCCTCGTAGGAATTCTGGTGTCCAGCGTTTTGCTGAGGAAATCCCCAGATATCGACGTGGTACTGGAACCTACTTGCCGAATCCT AAATCTTTCAGGGACCGCCAATCttcaaacacaagaaaccacagaggaaatcaaaattttgatcaGAGGGATCGATCTGACAGGGAGAGTAGCTGGATTAACTCGAAATCACGCAACGCTGGCCGAAGTTATGGTCGACCTCAAGCTGAGAAACCAAGCCTTCAGTCTGATCGATTATCTGCAACTGACAACCGATCGGACAAAACATGGAATTCATATAGGCATGAACCAATTACATCCTACAATTCCCATACCAGTTCTTTTCGGTCAAGTAACCCCTCAAATAGCTCATCAAGCACAACATATGGTTCATACCAACCACTTCCAGCTTTAAATGCAAATGGAGCTAGTCCAACAGGACCTGCACTTCCTCCCTTTGTGATGCTGTATCCATTTAATCAAGGAGTTGGATATGGGTCTCCTGCCGAGCAGCTTGAATTTGGTTCAATAGGGTCAGTTAGTTTGTCAAGTATGAATGAAGTACAAGTACAACCCAATGAGGGTGTTTCCGCCAGGGGAGCTTATGACCAGAGACAAAatgcacattttggaggttCTTCGCGTTCTTCGCCAGATCGACCCTCCTCTCCTTTAATACCGAG GTCGCGATGA